A single region of the Marinobacter salinus genome encodes:
- a CDS encoding transcriptional regulator has translation MKFSVLVAIVPEDQEQECVDAARDLGAGGITVLSGRGISNTAKKTFFGLTYDGSQSVLLMVLEKGLSLDILKAIQRILMPDHNDSKGLVFTLPLEHLGGIDMSQVAKFEQHLKDSL, from the coding sequence ATGAAATTTTCGGTACTGGTTGCAATCGTTCCCGAGGATCAGGAGCAGGAATGCGTTGATGCCGCAAGGGATCTTGGCGCCGGTGGCATTACGGTGCTTTCCGGTCGAGGCATCAGTAACACCGCCAAGAAAACATTCTTCGGCCTGACCTACGATGGCAGCCAGAGCGTTCTGCTGATGGTGCTGGAGAAGGGCCTTTCGCTCGATATTCTGAAGGCCATCCAGAGGATTCTGATGCCAGACCATAACGACTCAAAGGGGCTTGTGTTCACGCTTCCCCTCGAACACCTGGGCGGGATCGATATGTCACAGGTCGCGAAGTTCGAACAACACCTGAAAGATTCACTGTAA
- a CDS encoding CBS domain-containing protein: MKLVKDVMVRDVITISPFASIREALSKMKQHSLKSLVVEKTSEHDAWGLITYTNVLKTVIAEDGDIDLLNVYDACAKPVISVGENLNVRHAASLMSKYRVKRLLVLADNDLKGFVVMDDIMAALLDSID; encoded by the coding sequence ATGAAACTGGTCAAAGATGTGATGGTGCGGGACGTAATAACCATCTCTCCGTTTGCCAGCATCCGTGAGGCGCTATCAAAGATGAAGCAGCATTCTTTGAAGTCTCTGGTGGTGGAAAAGACAAGCGAGCACGATGCCTGGGGGCTGATTACCTATACCAATGTACTGAAAACCGTCATCGCCGAAGACGGCGATATAGATCTTCTGAATGTTTACGACGCCTGTGCCAAGCCTGTGATCAGCGTCGGTGAGAACCTGAACGTCCGACATGCGGCGAGCCTGATGAGCAAATACCGGGTAAAGCGTCTTCTGGTTTTGGCCGACAATGATCTCAAAGGCTTCGTGGTCATGGACGACATCATGGCGGCCCTGCTCGACAGCATCGACTGA